AGCACTCGATCAAATCGGACTGGCTCATTCGACAGACATGGGCACGCGTGGATACTTCGCTCACATTGACCTTACGGGCCGCAATGCCACGCAGCGCGGTCACAGGGCCGAATATGTTTGTGTTGTGGATGCCCAGTACCCCAGGCCGGCATCCCTGGGCGAGAATCTGTTCGCGGGGTTCCGCTATTCGGAGTACTCCCTCACTTATTACCCGGGAGAAATCGTTGCCGACTTCGCGTGGAAGACCGAAGAAGAGTTCGCGCGTGAGGTTGTCACTGGCTGGATGGAAAGTCCGCCCCACAGAGCGAATCTTCTTCATCCCGCATACCAACTGCATGGCCTCGGCATCTATCTCTCGCCGAGCCTGGAGCTGTTCGTGACACAGAACCTTTGCTGACCGGTGCGCCCCGCGCCTAGCGAATGAAGGGAACCGCAAGCGAGGTCTTGTTTCCCTTTCTGTCCACAACGTCAACCCGCAAGATGTGGCGTCCGGTCGCGAGAGTCGGATCAAGGTCGTACGTGAGCATATTTCGCTTTGCGTCATACGTGAAAAGCGACCAGCGCCCGTCAATGTAGCCGTCGTAATCCGCGATCCCCGAAAGCTCATCCTTGATCCGGAATCGGAATCTGGTTCGCCTTCCGATCTTGTCCTCCGGATCCAGATCGAGTGATGCTACCGACGGGGCCGTGGTGTCAACAGTAACAAAGAACCGACCGAACGACCTCGGTCGGGTTGTAACGAATCCATTCGAGTACTTCCCTCCCGCGGCAGAGACATCGCCATCGTCGTCGATGGTTGCAATCAAGGCTTTGGACCGGAGATTTTCAGGAAGACCGTCGGGCCGAATCGACAATGAGTAGCGGAGATGGACGGGCGTTAGCCTATCGTGGAACGCGTGTACTCGCGAGAAACCTCCTGCCACCGTAGAATCGGCTGT
This sequence is a window from Rhodothermales bacterium. Protein-coding genes within it:
- a CDS encoding CAP domain-containing protein; the protein is MGLSSRLRSACTLVILFLTCSTAFAQRTVFVPAETKIEARVDTPTPPVDLSKIATFIHEMVNRERQRHRLAVLERDSALDQIGLAHSTDMGTRGYFAHIDLTGRNATQRGHRAEYVCVVDAQYPRPASLGENLFAGFRYSEYSLTYYPGEIVADFAWKTEEEFAREVVTGWMESPPHRANLLHPAYQLHGLGIYLSPSLELFVTQNLC